In Alteromonas naphthalenivorans, one DNA window encodes the following:
- a CDS encoding glycosyltransferase — protein sequence MDFSIGSPHKSALWYDYRLYVNLIEAMASLGINYRKNSKNRIYFLGAPRRHVYPDVGKFDPSANNLALAYCHFEKIKSYNEFRKVFLPSEFVKDAVLNDKKKHSKLFRKNVFLDNKNRIDIIRPFSSLSSTDEVLKTYECDISFIGSPRIRPIVEDIIPIVEKHNLSFQIFGPHWHEYKGNKNAVKYVTANEIPYENIPLLSSASKISLVDHHQPMNDIGTVSHKYVDLIASGAFVLSDNNKDAVQHYKGITYNSVNELEELVLFYINDENARRKQRERQLDIVQKNSTLLAAKQISQFFI from the coding sequence ATGGATTTTAGTATAGGGTCGCCACATAAAAGTGCGCTTTGGTATGACTATAGATTGTACGTTAACCTTATTGAAGCGATGGCATCGCTAGGTATTAATTACCGAAAAAATTCAAAGAATAGAATTTATTTCTTGGGAGCCCCAAGACGGCATGTTTATCCGGATGTTGGGAAGTTTGACCCGAGTGCCAATAACTTAGCATTGGCTTATTGTCATTTTGAGAAAATTAAAAGCTACAACGAATTTAGAAAGGTGTTTTTGCCAAGTGAGTTTGTTAAAGATGCTGTGCTTAATGATAAAAAGAAGCACTCTAAATTATTCAGGAAAAACGTATTTTTAGATAATAAAAATAGAATCGACATTATACGACCGTTTTCATCACTTTCATCTACCGATGAAGTATTAAAAACATATGAATGCGATATCTCTTTCATCGGCTCTCCACGGATAAGACCAATAGTAGAAGACATCATCCCTATTGTTGAAAAGCATAATTTATCCTTTCAAATATTTGGGCCACATTGGCATGAATATAAAGGTAATAAAAATGCGGTTAAGTACGTTACAGCGAATGAAATACCTTATGAAAATATTCCTTTGTTATCTTCTGCATCGAAAATTTCATTAGTTGATCATCATCAACCCATGAATGACATTGGAACTGTAAGTCACAAGTACGTTGACTTAATAGCTAGTGGCGCTTTTGTGCTAAGTGACAATAACAAAGATGCTGTTCAGCACTACAAAGGTATTACTTATAATAGTGTAAATGAACTCGAGGAATTGGTGCTTTTCTATATCAATGATGAAAACGCGAGACGTAAACAGCGTGAAAGGCAACTCGATATCGTCCAAAAAAATTCTACTCTTTTGGCTGCAAAGCAGATAAGCCAGTTTTTCATATAA
- the rpsM gene encoding 30S ribosomal protein S13 — MARIAGINIPEHKHAVIAIQAIYGVGPTRAKSICVGAGVAEDTKIKELDEATIDKLRDEVAKFTVEGDLRREVSMSIKRLMDLGCFRGIRHRRSLPLRGQRTKTNARTRKGPRKPIKK, encoded by the coding sequence ATGGCCCGTATCGCTGGCATTAACATTCCTGAGCACAAGCATGCTGTAATCGCTATCCAAGCGATCTATGGCGTTGGTCCTACACGTGCTAAAAGCATTTGTGTAGGTGCTGGTGTTGCAGAAGATACAAAGATCAAAGAGCTAGACGAAGCGACTATTGATAAGCTTCGTGACGAAGTGGCTAAATTTACCGTTGAAGGTGATTTACGCCGTGAAGTCTCTATGAGCATCAAACGTTTGATGGACCTGGGTTGCTTCCGTGGTATTCGCCACCGTCGTAGCTTGCCTCTACGTGGTCAGCGCACTAAAACAAATGCGCGTACCCGTAAAGGTCCTCGTAAGCCAATTAAGAAGTAA
- a CDS encoding DNA-directed RNA polymerase subunit alpha, which translates to MVGSVTEFLKPRLVEIENVSPTRAKVTLEPLERGFGHTLGNALRRILLSSMPGCAVTEVEIDGVLHEYSTKEGVQEDVIEILLNLKGLAVRLEGKTEATLTLVKSGAGPVVAGDIQHDGDVEIVNPDHLVCTLTGEAEISMRIKVEMGRGYVPASTRRSSEEDDRPIGRLLVDASYSPVERIAYSVESARVEQRTDLDKLIIDMETNGTLDPEEAIRRSATILAEQLDAFVDLRDVSEPEAKEEKPEFDPILLRPVDDLELTVRSANCLKAEAIQYIGDLVQRTEVELLKTPNLGKKSLTEIKDVLASRGLSLGMRLENWPPESIAEKD; encoded by the coding sequence ATTGTGGGTTCTGTGACTGAATTCCTTAAACCGAGATTAGTTGAGATCGAAAACGTTTCTCCTACTCGTGCCAAAGTAACTTTGGAACCACTAGAGCGCGGCTTTGGCCACACTCTAGGTAACGCCCTACGTCGTATCTTGTTGTCATCCATGCCAGGATGCGCAGTTACTGAAGTAGAAATTGATGGCGTTCTTCACGAGTACAGCACCAAAGAAGGTGTGCAAGAAGACGTAATTGAAATCTTGCTAAATCTTAAAGGTTTAGCGGTTCGCCTTGAAGGTAAAACTGAGGCAACCCTAACTCTAGTGAAATCTGGCGCTGGCCCTGTTGTTGCTGGTGACATTCAGCATGATGGCGACGTAGAAATTGTTAACCCTGACCACTTAGTTTGTACTTTAACTGGCGAAGCTGAAATCAGCATGCGCATTAAAGTAGAAATGGGTCGCGGTTATGTACCAGCTTCTACCCGTCGCTCCTCTGAAGAAGATGATCGTCCAATTGGTCGTTTATTAGTTGATGCTTCATACAGCCCAGTTGAGCGTATAGCTTACAGTGTAGAGTCTGCCCGTGTTGAACAACGCACAGACCTAGACAAATTGATTATCGATATGGAAACGAACGGTACTTTAGATCCTGAAGAAGCGATCCGCCGTTCTGCGACTATCCTAGCTGAACAGCTTGATGCATTCGTAGATTTACGTGATGTGTCCGAGCCAGAAGCGAAAGAAGAGAAGCCGGAATTTGATCCGATTCTACTTCGCCCAGTTGATGACCTAGAGCTAACTGTACGTTCTGCTAACTGTTTAAAAGCAGAAGCTATCCAGTACATTGGTGACCTGGTTCAGCGTACTGAGGTTGAGCTACTTAAAACGCCAAACCTTGGTAAAAAATCGCTAACTGAAATCAAAGATGTTCTAGCATCTCGTGGACTTTCTCTAGGTATGCGCCTAGAAAACTGGCCGCCTGAGAGCATCGCTGAAAAAGATTAA
- the rplQ gene encoding 50S ribosomal protein L17: MRHRKSGRQLNRNSSHRQAMFKNMAGSLVKHEVIKTTLPKAKELRRVIEPLITMAKQDSVANRRLAFARTGDKEVVGKLFNELGPRYEARPGGYTRILKCGLRAGDNAPMAYVELVDRPVVEAEEEAVEATEE; this comes from the coding sequence ATGCGCCATCGTAAGAGTGGTCGTCAGTTGAATCGCAACAGCAGCCATCGTCAAGCTATGTTCAAGAACATGGCCGGCTCTTTGGTCAAGCACGAAGTGATCAAAACGACGTTACCAAAAGCGAAAGAATTACGTCGCGTTATTGAGCCTCTTATCACTATGGCTAAGCAAGACAGCGTTGCAAACCGCCGTTTAGCTTTCGCCCGCACTGGTGATAAAGAAGTTGTTGGTAAACTATTCAACGAGCTTGGTCCTCGTTACGAAGCTCGCCCAGGCGGATACACTCGCATTCTTAAATGCGGACTCCGTGCTGGCGACAATGCCCCTATGGCATACGTTGAACTAGTAGACCGTCCAGTTGTTGAAGCTGAAGAAGAAGCAGTAGAAGCAACTGAAGAGTAA
- a CDS encoding polysaccharide pyruvyl transferase family protein yields MNKENVKVYCLSASDRYNYGDLLFPIVAKYHLEKQGHCNFVNVATIPSDLRSIGALETIGYDIFLDPKKRPVNSTILIAGGEVLNANWLRLLGFTKRRWQNLYDRFKGPTLERRIMKRFGLNREPIPFTLTNPGLIENNKIIYHAVGGGLPKVRRQKIMTKSALAGAKYLSVREHLTQRVLKNQLHLDAQLIPDSVITYSDIVPKNTLYRQLEEDYVCVQFAVEKSKGQWPTILKELKSIHIKTGLQIAALSIGNCPGHDDIEVAKWLKENADFPISILSHECIDDITSAIAHAKLFIGTSLHGAIVSMTYCNPFVAVNKRINKLNAYTVAWAPDYLKGCVDFSDISEEGISRLNNHYDYSKLIEQQKEVVRKSFRHIFTIMND; encoded by the coding sequence TTGAATAAAGAAAACGTCAAAGTATATTGTCTAAGTGCCAGTGACAGATACAACTACGGCGACTTATTATTTCCGATAGTAGCCAAATACCATCTTGAAAAACAAGGTCATTGTAACTTTGTGAATGTAGCGACAATTCCTAGTGATTTGAGGTCTATTGGGGCTCTAGAAACAATAGGTTACGATATTTTTTTAGATCCTAAAAAACGGCCAGTAAATAGTACAATATTGATTGCAGGTGGTGAGGTATTAAATGCAAACTGGCTCCGCCTACTAGGCTTTACCAAACGACGATGGCAAAACCTTTACGATAGATTTAAGGGGCCAACACTCGAGCGTCGCATAATGAAGCGATTTGGCTTAAACCGTGAACCAATACCATTTACGCTAACCAACCCAGGTTTAATAGAAAATAACAAGATTATTTATCATGCGGTTGGAGGAGGGCTTCCAAAAGTTAGGCGTCAGAAAATAATGACTAAGTCAGCTTTAGCTGGCGCAAAGTATCTATCTGTTCGCGAACACCTTACACAACGCGTATTAAAAAACCAGCTTCATCTGGATGCACAATTAATTCCTGATTCAGTTATTACTTACAGCGATATAGTGCCCAAAAATACGCTATATAGACAACTTGAAGAGGACTATGTGTGCGTGCAATTTGCTGTTGAAAAATCTAAAGGTCAGTGGCCTACCATTTTAAAAGAGTTAAAATCTATCCATATAAAAACTGGGTTACAGATAGCCGCTCTTAGCATTGGTAACTGCCCCGGACATGATGACATAGAGGTCGCCAAATGGCTTAAGGAAAATGCAGACTTTCCCATTTCTATTTTAAGTCATGAATGCATAGATGATATAACCAGTGCGATAGCCCACGCAAAGTTGTTTATTGGTACTAGTTTGCATGGCGCTATTGTCTCCATGACGTATTGTAACCCATTTGTGGCAGTCAATAAGCGTATAAATAAACTCAACGCCTATACCGTGGCCTGGGCTCCAGATTATTTAAAAGGATGTGTAGATTTTTCAGATATCTCTGAAGAAGGTATTTCGCGACTTAATAACCATTACGATTATTCAAAATTAATAGAGCAACAAAAAGAAGTGGTTCGTAAATCATTTCGCCATATATTTACCATCATGAATGACTAA
- a CDS encoding rhamnan synthesis F family protein → MRNKLRNIVRRAQQSFEMTTRPKVAKAFKRAVAEGLFDVEWYQEHYGTFPHALAAFKDFSEKSKSSNVNPSPNFDTEYYLRCNQDIYLAGIEPLTHFMYHGRHEHRASSKVMNRWFPSTDLVAKETSSWKQQKVAIVLHIFYPDFVDKFAASVQRFPTNVDVFITAGTDAIKNKALKTFNGLKNVQKVQAVLCENRGRNFGPFLVNFSDELLDYDLMCHLHSKKSLYSGREQTQWFDYQNNFLLKDKHVVKSILRLFDEREELGIYYPTSFWMMPAWVNHWTCNKGISQDFVDKWGLDISDDFVNYPVGGMFWARPKAIAPLLKEKFEYSDFPEEPLPNDGSWLHALERSIGLLAEKQGFKQFFYYPPQGKFTTDKSYISSSYYKPFETVLSDLNTFDIISFDIFDTVLRREYTEPDYAKFKLGRELVKLSYFSSEKDFVAQRNNAELACRKMRAFEGDVDIYETYEKLAEALSIPKVTTKEWADKEFYFDLSMAKPKDEMVKILHNLHEKGKEIWFVTDIYYTKAQITKMLRKIGITISFKLFVSSDLRKRKDAGTMWTYVKGLVDESGKTFIHVGDNVRSDAQICGDFGLNNLHILNPIDKWRIANFPMPDFENEQNILKWGKQVSHFGRYPFFGE, encoded by the coding sequence ATGCGAAATAAACTAAGAAATATTGTACGACGTGCTCAACAATCATTTGAAATGACAACTCGTCCAAAGGTTGCAAAGGCTTTTAAAAGAGCCGTCGCTGAGGGGTTATTCGATGTGGAGTGGTATCAAGAACACTATGGTACTTTTCCACATGCACTTGCAGCCTTTAAAGATTTCAGCGAAAAATCAAAATCGTCAAATGTAAATCCTTCTCCTAATTTTGATACGGAATATTATCTACGATGTAACCAAGACATATACTTAGCTGGGATCGAGCCGCTAACCCACTTCATGTATCATGGCCGCCATGAACATAGAGCTTCATCTAAAGTAATGAATCGCTGGTTCCCATCAACAGATCTCGTAGCAAAAGAAACCTCTTCTTGGAAACAACAAAAAGTTGCTATCGTTTTACATATATTTTATCCCGACTTTGTTGATAAGTTTGCGGCTTCAGTTCAGCGGTTTCCCACTAATGTAGATGTATTCATCACTGCCGGTACCGATGCTATAAAGAATAAAGCGCTAAAAACTTTTAATGGTTTGAAAAATGTTCAGAAAGTCCAAGCGGTTTTGTGTGAGAACCGAGGAAGAAACTTTGGACCGTTTCTTGTAAATTTCAGCGATGAATTACTCGATTATGACTTGATGTGTCATTTGCACTCAAAGAAATCTTTGTATAGTGGAAGAGAACAAACTCAGTGGTTCGATTATCAAAATAACTTTCTACTAAAAGATAAACACGTCGTAAAATCAATATTACGACTATTTGACGAAAGAGAAGAGTTAGGGATCTATTACCCTACCTCATTCTGGATGATGCCTGCTTGGGTTAATCACTGGACGTGTAACAAGGGCATCTCACAAGACTTTGTAGATAAATGGGGATTAGATATAAGCGACGACTTCGTAAACTATCCTGTAGGGGGAATGTTTTGGGCTAGGCCAAAAGCTATTGCGCCGTTATTGAAGGAGAAGTTCGAGTACTCCGATTTTCCCGAAGAGCCTCTGCCCAACGATGGCAGTTGGTTACATGCATTAGAACGTTCTATCGGTTTGTTAGCTGAGAAACAGGGCTTTAAACAGTTTTTTTATTATCCGCCACAAGGTAAATTCACTACAGACAAATCATACATTTCATCGAGTTATTATAAGCCCTTCGAAACTGTGTTATCTGATTTAAATACATTTGATATTATTTCGTTTGATATTTTCGATACGGTTCTGAGGCGAGAATACACTGAGCCCGATTATGCGAAGTTTAAATTAGGTAGAGAACTAGTAAAGTTAAGCTATTTCTCTTCGGAGAAAGATTTTGTCGCACAAAGAAACAATGCTGAACTTGCTTGTAGAAAAATGCGTGCTTTCGAAGGTGATGTAGATATATATGAAACTTATGAAAAGTTGGCTGAAGCCTTGTCAATACCGAAAGTCACAACAAAGGAGTGGGCCGATAAAGAGTTTTATTTTGACTTGTCTATGGCTAAGCCAAAAGATGAGATGGTCAAGATCCTCCATAACCTTCACGAGAAGGGAAAGGAAATTTGGTTTGTAACTGATATTTACTATACAAAAGCTCAGATAACCAAAATGTTAAGAAAAATAGGCATCACAATATCATTTAAATTGTTTGTTAGTTCCGATTTACGTAAGCGAAAAGATGCGGGAACCATGTGGACGTATGTAAAAGGCTTAGTTGATGAGTCAGGTAAAACATTTATTCACGTAGGTGATAACGTTCGTTCAGACGCTCAAATATGTGGGGATTTTGGGTTAAATAACTTACATATACTGAATCCTATTGATAAGTGGCGAATAGCAAATTTTCCAATGCCTGATTTCGAAAATGAACAGAATATTCTTAAGTGGGGGAAACAAGTTTCTCACTTTGGACGTTACCCTTTTTTTGGTGAATAA
- the rpsK gene encoding 30S ribosomal protein S11 has product MAKAPARSTRKRAKRQVADGMAHIHASFNNTIVTITDRQGNALAWATSGGSGFRGSRKSTPFAAQVAAERAGVAAQEYGLKNLEVFVKGPGPGRESAIRALNATGYKITNITDVTPIPHNGCRPPKKRRV; this is encoded by the coding sequence ATGGCTAAAGCACCAGCTCGTAGTACGCGTAAGCGCGCTAAACGTCAGGTTGCAGACGGTATGGCTCATATCCATGCGTCTTTCAACAACACAATTGTGACTATTACAGACCGTCAAGGCAATGCATTAGCATGGGCGACATCTGGTGGTTCAGGTTTCCGTGGTTCACGTAAATCTACCCCATTTGCTGCACAGGTTGCTGCAGAGCGTGCAGGTGTTGCTGCACAAGAATACGGTCTTAAAAACCTAGAAGTGTTTGTAAAAGGTCCAGGTCCAGGCCGTGAGTCTGCGATCCGTGCTCTTAACGCTACTGGTTATAAGATCACAAATATTACCGATGTGACACCAATTCCTCACAACGGTTGTCGTCCACCGAAAAAACGTCGCGTTTAA
- a CDS encoding glycosyltransferase family 2 protein gives MNFFKKTVKQEKKVKLVAVAKDEAAYLPEWIHHHLYFGFDEIEVYVNRSSDNSIPLLSKISQEHDEVKFTTADWVDLCPEAAKSHIQQIVYSLALHKAKEDGFDYIMFIDVDEFYMPKDMVTGIKNKLLQLDYPDSISFQWFNEKGQDKPFSVLPASINGFRHKLIKSIVATNAPIDSMSLHLPRFKKGKKLLSDGSKFIPAKGHHEQLDPRLSQQRDTMIVHRMFRSPLEYVSLLSRGRPSKTRLTIKTNRFGYNVDNAEYEDFTVDVEKYEAYQLSLQRFIDKCGLASELLIAQQFVKSRYHQTIKSISNIPINASKEATRAFRNCDKEVVSALNKKYATSEFLNSVSTPVLLSELARMFIDIDKGTAKKLISKAAELHPTGPQIKNLYKLIFDKNSGNI, from the coding sequence ATGAACTTCTTTAAAAAAACGGTGAAGCAAGAAAAGAAAGTCAAACTAGTCGCGGTAGCTAAAGATGAAGCAGCTTACTTGCCTGAATGGATACATCACCACCTATATTTCGGGTTCGACGAAATCGAAGTATATGTAAATAGATCATCAGATAACAGTATTCCCCTTCTATCTAAAATTTCACAGGAACATGATGAAGTAAAATTTACTACGGCTGATTGGGTTGATTTATGTCCAGAGGCAGCAAAAAGCCACATTCAACAAATTGTCTATTCATTGGCATTGCATAAGGCGAAAGAAGACGGTTTTGATTATATTATGTTTATCGACGTTGACGAATTCTATATGCCTAAGGATATGGTTACTGGCATAAAGAATAAACTGTTGCAATTGGATTACCCTGATTCGATATCTTTCCAGTGGTTTAATGAGAAAGGCCAAGATAAACCTTTTAGTGTATTACCGGCATCAATAAATGGCTTTAGACATAAACTAATAAAATCGATTGTTGCTACTAATGCGCCTATTGATTCAATGAGTTTACATTTACCGCGTTTCAAAAAAGGTAAAAAGTTGCTGTCAGATGGAAGCAAATTTATACCAGCGAAGGGCCATCATGAGCAACTTGATCCGAGGCTATCTCAACAAAGAGATACGATGATTGTTCATAGAATGTTCCGGTCACCATTAGAGTACGTTTCCCTTCTAAGCCGTGGGAGGCCGTCTAAAACTCGTTTAACTATTAAGACTAATCGGTTTGGTTACAACGTCGACAACGCTGAGTATGAAGACTTCACTGTAGATGTAGAAAAATATGAAGCTTATCAATTAAGTCTGCAACGTTTTATTGATAAATGTGGATTGGCCTCTGAATTGTTAATAGCTCAACAGTTTGTGAAAAGTCGTTATCACCAGACAATCAAATCTATATCCAATATTCCAATCAACGCTTCTAAGGAAGCCACTAGAGCATTTCGAAACTGTGATAAAGAAGTAGTTTCTGCTTTGAATAAGAAATACGCGACGAGTGAATTTCTTAACAGCGTATCAACGCCAGTCCTCCTATCTGAACTGGCTAGGATGTTTATAGATATAGATAAAGGTACAGCGAAAAAGCTAATTTCTAAGGCGGCCGAACTTCACCCAACCGGGCCTCAAATCAAAAATCTATATAAGCTAATTTTCGATAAAAATAGCGGAAATATTTGA
- the rpsD gene encoding 30S ribosomal protein S4, protein MARYLGPKLKLSRREGTDLFLKSGVRAIDSKCKIDTAPGQHGARRGRLSDYGVQLREKQKVRRMYGVLEKQFRNYYKEAARLKGNTGENLLQLLEKRLDNVVYRMGFASTRAEARQLVSHKAIMVNGQVVNIPSFNVSAEDVVSVREKAKKQARIVAALELADQREKPTWIEVDSTKMEGTFKRLPERTDLSAEINEQLIVELYSK, encoded by the coding sequence ATGGCAAGATATTTGGGTCCAAAACTCAAACTTAGCCGTCGCGAAGGAACTGATTTGTTCCTTAAGAGCGGCGTTCGCGCAATCGATTCTAAATGTAAAATCGATACAGCGCCTGGTCAGCATGGAGCCCGTCGTGGCCGTTTGTCTGACTACGGTGTTCAGCTGCGTGAAAAACAAAAAGTTCGTCGTATGTATGGCGTTCTTGAAAAGCAATTCCGTAACTACTATAAAGAAGCTGCACGTCTAAAAGGGAACACAGGTGAAAACTTGTTACAACTTTTAGAAAAGCGTCTTGATAACGTAGTTTATCGTATGGGATTTGCTAGCACACGTGCAGAAGCACGTCAGCTAGTTAGCCACAAGGCGATCATGGTAAATGGTCAAGTTGTGAACATTCCATCATTCAACGTTTCTGCCGAAGACGTGGTTTCTGTTCGTGAAAAAGCTAAGAAGCAAGCTCGTATCGTAGCTGCTTTGGAACTGGCTGACCAACGCGAGAAGCCAACTTGGATTGAAGTAGACAGCACTAAAATGGAAGGTACTTTTAAGCGCCTACCAGAAAGAACTGATTTGTCTGCGGAAATTAACGAACAGTTGATCGTTGAACTTTACTCTAAGTAA
- the secY gene encoding preprotein translocase subunit SecY yields MAKPGLDSGAKSGLSELKARLLFVLGAIVVFRLGSYVPIPGIDPAVLADLFEQQKGTIVEMFNMFSGGALERASVLALGIMPYITASIIMQLLSVVHPPMIELKKEGEAGRRKISQYTRYLTLVLAIFQSIGISTGLPNLINGLVLNPGFGFYFTAVVSLVTGTMFLMWLGEQITERGIGNGISILIFAGIVAGLPTAIGQTAEQARQGDINLLFLLLMAVIVIALTYLVVFVERGQRRIVVNYAKRQQGRQVFAAQSTHLPLKVNMAGVIPPIFASSIILFPGTIAGWFGQNESTAWLQDVALMLSPGQPLYVMLYATAIIFFCFFYTALVFNPRETADNLKKSGAFVPGIRPGEQTSRYIDKVMTRLTLAGALYITFICLVPEFMLIAWNVPFYFGGTSLLIIVVVIMDFMAQVQTHLMSSQYESVLKKANLKGYGR; encoded by the coding sequence ATGGCTAAACCAGGATTGGATTCAGGCGCGAAAAGCGGCTTGAGTGAGCTTAAAGCAAGATTGTTGTTCGTACTCGGTGCGATTGTTGTATTCAGATTAGGTTCTTATGTTCCTATTCCGGGCATCGATCCAGCTGTACTTGCTGACTTGTTCGAGCAACAGAAAGGTACCATTGTAGAAATGTTTAACATGTTCTCCGGTGGTGCGCTTGAGCGTGCATCCGTTCTGGCTTTGGGCATCATGCCATACATTACTGCATCAATTATTATGCAGTTGCTCTCGGTGGTTCATCCACCGATGATAGAGCTTAAAAAAGAAGGCGAAGCAGGTCGTCGTAAAATTAGTCAGTACACACGTTATTTAACGTTGGTATTGGCTATCTTCCAATCAATTGGAATATCGACGGGTCTGCCTAACCTAATTAATGGACTGGTATTGAACCCTGGCTTCGGATTCTACTTTACGGCAGTAGTGAGCTTAGTCACAGGAACGATGTTCCTAATGTGGTTAGGTGAGCAAATTACTGAACGAGGTATCGGTAACGGTATTTCTATATTGATATTTGCTGGTATTGTTGCCGGTCTACCAACAGCGATAGGTCAGACGGCAGAACAAGCAAGACAAGGCGACATTAACTTGTTGTTCTTGTTGTTGATGGCTGTGATTGTTATTGCGCTTACATACCTTGTGGTATTTGTAGAGCGCGGACAGCGCAGAATTGTGGTAAACTACGCAAAGCGTCAGCAAGGCCGTCAGGTTTTTGCCGCGCAAAGCACGCATTTACCACTGAAAGTCAACATGGCTGGTGTAATTCCACCCATCTTTGCTTCCAGCATCATTTTGTTTCCGGGTACTATCGCAGGATGGTTCGGACAGAATGAATCTACGGCGTGGTTGCAGGACGTAGCACTTATGCTATCTCCAGGTCAGCCCCTGTATGTGATGTTATACGCAACAGCGATAATCTTCTTCTGCTTCTTCTACACGGCGTTGGTTTTCAACCCGCGTGAAACAGCGGATAACTTGAAGAAGTCTGGTGCGTTTGTACCAGGTATCCGTCCTGGTGAACAAACATCACGTTATATCGATAAGGTAATGACTCGTCTGACTCTGGCAGGCGCGCTGTACATAACCTTTATTTGTTTGGTGCCTGAATTCATGCTAATTGCCTGGAATGTTCCGTTCTACTTCGGTGGTACGTCGCTTCTAATTATTGTGGTGGTTATCATGGACTTTATGGCACAGGTGCAGACACATTTGATGAGTAGTCAATATGAGTCTGTTCTGAAGAAAGCTAATCTTAAAGGCTACGGCCGTTAA
- the rpmJ gene encoding 50S ribosomal protein L36: MKVRASVKKICRNCKVIKRNGVVRVICTEPKHKQRQG; this comes from the coding sequence ATGAAAGTTCGTGCATCAGTTAAAAAGATTTGCCGTAACTGTAAAGTTATCAAACGCAACGGTGTTGTGCGCGTAATTTGTACAGAGCCGAAGCATAAGCAAAGGCAAGGTTAA
- a CDS encoding HAD family hydrolase codes for MFRITLDIERSWSISVKHSFDGLLGEFFKSRYAFTSEQTEAILLGYDESSKIKLPRDYPKVVKILKEKKSVISDIVSTTRSIYQNYLSSIGFTDIEITPVVTDVGYSGTIQKLLAMITKREIYGVYMITTASGEIDIDGYTVSIDHIYKTNVNMGGGYMMLDRSMFLESLLTAPNGQFVDILLDKNSNKYHFCFGKRTYTQENFTDLEMLLSGALECVFDCHVNNIQYSIEEVEAIFNAHVTQRNLLPRASWPLFELDDAISGQGNLNPLDFFGL; via the coding sequence ATGTTCAGAATAACGCTAGATATCGAACGTAGTTGGTCAATAAGCGTGAAGCATAGTTTCGATGGTTTGCTCGGCGAGTTTTTTAAATCTCGATATGCGTTCACGTCAGAGCAAACTGAAGCGATATTATTAGGTTATGATGAAAGCTCAAAGATTAAACTGCCTCGAGACTATCCGAAAGTCGTAAAAATCCTCAAAGAAAAAAAGAGTGTTATCAGTGATATTGTTTCTACAACTCGTAGCATTTATCAAAACTATTTGTCATCAATAGGTTTCACTGACATAGAAATTACGCCGGTTGTTACCGATGTTGGCTATTCGGGTACGATTCAAAAGCTTCTTGCCATGATAACCAAGCGTGAAATATACGGTGTCTATATGATCACTACTGCTTCCGGTGAAATAGATATCGATGGTTATACAGTTTCCATAGATCATATATACAAGACAAATGTGAACATGGGGGGAGGGTATATGATGCTAGACCGCTCTATGTTTCTTGAGTCTCTTCTAACGGCCCCCAATGGTCAATTTGTAGATATCCTCTTAGATAAAAATAGTAATAAATATCACTTTTGTTTTGGTAAAAGAACATATACACAAGAGAATTTTACAGATCTTGAGATGTTGCTATCAGGTGCACTAGAGTGCGTTTTTGATTGTCATGTCAATAACATTCAATATTCAATAGAAGAAGTTGAAGCTATATTTAACGCCCATGTTACACAACGTAACCTTTTACCTCGCGCCTCATGGCCGTTGTTTGAATTAGATGATGCAATCTCTGGGCAAGGTAATTTGAATCCATTAGATTTCTTTGGGTTATAG